The Gadus chalcogrammus isolate NIFS_2021 chromosome 10, NIFS_Gcha_1.0, whole genome shotgun sequence genome contains a region encoding:
- the LOC130390292 gene encoding glutamine--fructose-6-phosphate aminotransferase [isomerizing] 2-like: MCGIFAYLNHEVPRTRKEIFETLVNGLRRLEYRGYDSAGVAVDGPNKLMTDLNSKAIVLIKKKGKVKALDEALYKQDSLDLDEVLCTHFGISHTRWATHGEPSPVNSHPHRSDKNNEFVVIHNGIITNYKELKKYLSSKGYEFESETDTEVIPKLTKYIHDNRENDLLSFSTLVERVIQQLEGAFALVFKSRHYPGEAVAARLVFTTHTLLLGNTTSQRD, encoded by the exons ATGTGTG GAATCTTTGCCTACCTAAATCATGAAGTGCCTCGCACCAGGAAGGAGATATTTGAGACGTTGGTGAATGGACTCAGGAGGCTGGAGTACAGAGGATACGATTCagcag GCGTTGCTGTAGACGGCCCCAACAAACTGATGACCGACCTCAACAGCAAGGCGATCGTTCTGATCAAGAAGAAGGGCAAGGTCAAGGCTCTGGACGAAGCCCTCTACA AGCAAGACTCACTTGACCTGGACGAGGTGTTGTGCACACACTTTGGCATCTCCCACACGCGCTGGGCCACGCACGGGGAGCCCAGTCCGGTCAACAGCCATCCCCACCGCTCGGACAAGAACAACG AGTTCGTTGTGATTCACAATGGCATCATCACCAACTACAAAGAGTTGAAGAAGTACTTG AGCTCTAAAGGCTATGAGTTTGAGTCCGAGACCGACACGGAGGTCATCCCCAAGCTGACGAAATACATCCACGACAACCGAGAGAACGACCTTCTGTCCTTCTCTACCCTGGTGGAGAGGGTCATCCAACAGCTG GAAGGGGCCTTCGCCCTGGTGTTCAAGAGCCGTCATTACCCTGGAGAGGCAGTGGCAGCCAGGTTGGtgttcactacacacacactgct ccTCGGGAACACGACGAGCCAGAGGGACTGA
- the LOC130390388 gene encoding putative monooxygenase p33MONOX, with product MSARPGDLPALESGMPSGFFYSLSNPMGMARRTYDENLDVPLNSPPPDMSVNILWKDPVIPRHRFKKLPQEGESHPKPPALELGAPAVAPRSPAPVVRAKATSLMSSLMIKQSHDSLQRFEHQAGLTDDVYSPHKGLSAEETRSARLADGTVPKLRMPSGELKEDRPTTSSQSTPYGTPCVTPSVTPCVTPCVSPHSSPVTPRRSWFGSSNLLSPPELGSHSPSFDMGGNEGGGGGGGGGGVDRWSFFGPRPVVQKSPTDPGSDSGPGFTLQTYFGLQKSTTMDAIKTQVHLKVDDPATFLPPKMDLSGLESRHATQRPHKLKPRDMNVLTPSGF from the exons ATGTCCGCGAGACCAGGAGACCTTCCAG CGCTGGAGTCCGGCATGCCGTCGGGGTTCTTCTACAGCCTGTCGAATCCCATGGGAATGGCCCGGCGCACATACGATGAGAACCTGGACGTCCCCCTGAACTCCCCACCCCCGGACATGAGTGTCAACATCCTGTGGAAGGACCCGGTCATTCCACGGCACAGATTCAAGAAGCTCCCACag gaAGGGGAAAGTCACCCCAAACCGCCAGCGCTGGAGCTTGGCGCCCCCGCTGTGGCCCCCCGGTCCCCGGCCCCCGTAGTGAGGGCCAAGGCGACGTCTCTCATGAGCTCACTGATGATCA AGCAGTCCCATGACAGCCTGCAGAGGTTCGAGCACCAGGCGGGGCTGACCGATGACGTGTACTCCCCACACAAGGGCCTGTCTGCGGAGGAGACCCGCTCAGCCCGTCTGGCTGACGGCACTGTCCCA AAGCTGAGAATGCCAAGCGGGGAGTTGAAAGAGGACAGACCTACGACATCGTCTCAGTCCACCCCGTACGGCACCCCCTGTGTGACCCCGTCCGTCACCCCCTGTGTGACCCCCTGCGTTAGCCCTCACAGTTCACCCGTGACCCCTCGCAG GTCCTGGTTCGGTTCTTCCaatcttctctcccccccggaGCTCGGCAGTCACAGCCCTAGCTTTGACATGGGAGGCAACgagggcggaggaggtggaggaggaggtggaggagtagaCAGGTGGAGCTTCTTTGGGCCGCGGCCTGTCGTGCAGAAGTCCCCCACGGACCCGGGCTCAGACAGCGGCCCTG GGTTCACGCTGCAGACCTACTTCGGCCTGCAGAAGTCCACCACCATGGACGCCATCAAGACCCAGGTGCACCTGAAGGTGGACGACCCGGCCACCTTCCTGCCGCCCAAGATGGACCTCTCAGGCCTGGAGTCCCGGCACGCCACCCAGCGGCCTCACAAACTCAAACCGCGGGACATGAATGTGCTCACGCCCTCGGGCTTCTGA